Below is a genomic region from Brassica rapa cultivar Chiifu-401-42 chromosome A08, CAAS_Brap_v3.01, whole genome shotgun sequence.
TGCTCTTAGGTCATTGATGCTTTGCTCCAGCTCATTGATTCTGCCTCCCATGTCGTCGAGTGAACCATCAAAATTGTCAAGGAGATTACGATTTAAAATGAGAACATATAACAGAAACATGtggtactatatatctatagaATATAGACATTTATATTCAAGGATGAAACATTTAAATCATAGACTGATGGAAAGGGATATTCTTTGTGATGATGGAGTCGGACATCGTTTGGAACCTGGTTTGCTGAAACACACAatgagaccaaaaaaaaaaaaacttttaagtcAGAAGCTGTTGTAACTACAAGACCTAATAAGAGAGCAACAGAAGCTAAAAGAAACCCAACCATCTGCTGCAGAAGATTTTGGACCTGCGTATAAAAATTCAAAGGATTCAGTAACAAAGATCAAATGATATTCTGAGGTTGAACATGTTAAAACAACTACTCACGAAAGCAGTCATATCAGCAGTGCTCTGCTTAGAAGAATCCTCAGAATCATGCCCATCCTGTCACCCCCATCAAAGAACCATTAAATTAATCCAGAAAGGAGGAGGAATGAAGAAACCGTTCATGGTTACAAAAATAATGACTGTATGTGTATCAAGAAAACCTAATAATCCGTGGATACAATAACATCTGAGAGGATTTTTTTCGTGAAATTCTAATCGACAGATCTGAAGAACAATTCGATTTTGAAATTTAAG
It encodes:
- the LOC103833527 gene encoding heat shock factor-binding protein, translated to MDGHDSEDSSKQSTADMTAFVQNLLQQMQTRFQTMSDSIITKIDDMGGRINELEQSINDLRAEMGVEGTPPPPSKSGDEPKTPADST